The segment TAGACTGAGAAACCCAGAAACCCGACGCGGCAGGGAGAGAGGAAGTACCCATGGCGAGTTGAAGAACGAGGACGACGGAGATAGGAGATGCTCGAGATGAAGGAAGCGGATATGGGTGGTGGAGAGGGTTTTAGCCCTTGTGTCCTTTTAAAGCCGACGATACACGAGAGAGATGAGAAAAAGCAGATTTATTGCTATAATTgtaagtaaataaataaataaaggagagtGAGCGAAATGCAACTAGAGAAAGTGATCTGAAGAAAGATGATGAGGTGCGGGGGTGACCTGTCCGTCCGCCTTTCTCTAGAAGGCGCAGGCAAGGTGAGGTGTCGTCGATGACGTGTAGGCCCAGTCATTGCTATGGCCCACGTGTCATTGAAAGCGATGGCCGCTACAGCGGGTGCTTTtggctgcttggtgttgtccgcgCGTGGTTTGTGACGCCAGAAGTAGAAAGGCATATTCCCCGCTTCCTTTCTTGGGGAACAATGCCGGCAAAGAATTGTAACTGCTATTTCAGCTTTTTTAGTAGTGTGTTTAGAAATTTAGCTAATAAAGTGATTAAAATttggctagctaaaatttagcaaagagaaccaaacaaattcttatatttaaaaagaaaaaaaaaaagaaatcgaaggccttgtttagttacaaaaattttgcaaaatgactaaaatttagcttgctaaaatttagcaaggagaaCCAAACAAACCcttatatttaaaaagaaaaaagaaaagaaatccaAAGCCTtgtttatttataaaaattttgaaaaatgaacactgtagcattttcgtttgtatttgataaatattgttcattcATGAAttaactaagttcaaaagattcatctcataaattatagataattgtacaattagctatttttttatttttaacgtGGCTTTATTTGGCTCTAGCTTTTTCTATGATGCACCGAAGAAATAGAGCCGATGAAATGGAAGGAGCCGAGAACAAATAAAATGGCTCGTTGCTATAATGGAGTTACAGAATACAGAGGAGCCGAAGTTAGATATAGCTCTAGCCAAACACAAAGCCTTGAAATGTGTCAATATTTACATTCGTATTTGGGGGAATGAGAACCGAATTAAGATTGAAGAAATACGGGATATTTGCAGTGGTGAGGAACAGAAGAGGTTACTAACGAGTTTGTGTGCCCACGATGAAATAGCGGCTCCTGCAAGAGTTTGGGAAAGAGGCTTGTGATACCCGTTTTACGTGAGTTAAAAGTAAGACTaagagcttgtttagttcctcttgctaaattttagttagtTAAAACTATTTTAGTTAATCTTAGGTGACTAATAAGATTAAACTattttaatttctttttaatCAGTATTTGGCTACTAAAATGACTAAAGGGAAACCAAATAGACCTTAACTAAACATCTAGACAACTAAACAATTCAACCTTGCATTTCATggatcaggccttgtttacttcccaaaaatttttgcaaaatttttcagatttcccgtcacatcgaatctttagacatgtgcatggagtattaaatatagacaaaaataaaaactaattgtatagtttggtcgaaattgacgagacgaatcttttgagcctagttagtgcatgattggacaatatttgtcaaatacaaacgaaagtgctacagtacctgttttgcaaatttttttggaactaaacaaggcctcaatcatGCGAGCTGATCTACAGCCAACAAATCACAGTGTGAGACGGTGAGGTGGTGGAGCCGCGCTTTTGCTCGTCCGTTATAGAATCATCTTTTTGTTAGGTAAGGTAACAACAAGCTTGCATTGCAGTCTTATTCAGCAGGGCTCGTACCGTTTCTATAGCTATTAGCTAAACCATTGGACTTGTAGCACGGAGTGTAAAGCTacattttaggccttgtttagtttacccaaaaaaactaaaaactttttaagatttctcgtcacattttgcggcacatacatggaatattaaatataaatgaaaacaaaactaattgcacattttgtctataaatcgcgagacgaatcttttaagcctagttacttcataattagacaatgtttatcaaataaaaacgaaagtgctacaatgtgaaaatccaaaaactttttggatttaaacaagaccttagtactGTGGGTGCTCTTACACGTTAGAGACAGATCACTCGTGTTCTTCCCTTTGCCAAGTTGCCAAGATCCTTTTTCGGAGATAGAAGCACCCTCATGCGTAATGATTgtcgcaattagttattttttatctatatttaatgtttcatgcatgtgctgtaaaatttaatgttataaaaaaacttatttttttttaattttaggtgaaactaaacaaggctcaagCTGCCAAGGCTTTTTTTCGGAGATCAGGAGCACTCCTATGTAACGACGGCGACAGTCCACGTGAAAACCACGTCGGGCCAGGCGCGCGTGGTGCGCCCCCGGGGCATCCCGTGCTTTGTCGACCGCCAGCCAGGCAGTGGCGGATCTAGAATTTTAATCATGAGGGTACGAACGAAAACGATATAGTTCATCGATATGAACATAACATAATTAGATCACTAAACGGTAATAAAATAGTTGTGAATATAGAGTGTTAAGGTTGTTATATAAGCTGAGTAGACTAGCAATTATGTATAACAATgtattatacatatatatattattaaaaagtatacatattaaatgtttttcaaaaaaatttgggggGACAGCTGTCCCCCCATGCTACTACTCTAGAACCGCCACTGCAGCCAGGGAGCAACAgcttatccaattatggactagctagaattaaaaaaaaattatctcgcgatttctagacaaattgtataattatttttttattttttttactataCTTAATACCCTATGCATATATCGTAAGATTTAATATGACAAAAATCTtttaagtttttagtttttagggtCAGGGCCTGTTTAGTTTCTATTGCTAAACTTAagctaactaaaatttaatcactttagtagctaaaattTTAAATACACTAACTAAAAAgaaactaaaataattttagtacTATTAGtcaccaagagtagctaaaataattttagctagataAAATTTAGCAAAGCCCCaaactggccttgtttagttgcaaaatattttgcaaaatatgaatagtatcaatttcgtttgtatttgataaatattgtccaatcatggactaactaggctcaaaagattcgtctcgtcaatttcgaccaaactgtgtaattattttttatttttatctatatttaatacttcatacatacgtataaagatttgatgtgacggagaatctgaaaaattttaaaaaattttctcggaactaaacaaggcctaaacacggCCCGAAAAAACGAGATGTGCCCGTTGGTCCTCGGCTTCAGATTTCCGATAAACGTTGGCCACTTGACCCCTTTTGTACTGGATGCTTCTTCCCTTCCTCGGCTGGCGGCTGCACCCAACTCGCAAGTCGCAAGTGGCGAATGAAAGCAGCAGCCGCCCCGCACGGCCTGTGTCGACGACCGTACCCCGAGTTTGGAAAACGTCCACGTCGTGGCTCGTCAGAGGCTTCAAATCCTGTCGACGGCAGCAGCTGCGGCGGCTCTcgcgctcgccgccggccgGATTTGGATTGCCTCACGCAGGCGGTGGCATCCAGACAACCGGGGCGCGGGCCCCCATGCAGTTCACGTTTGCGATCCCGGCATTCCCTTTCCCAGCAAGCTCACGAGGCGCTGATTgaactttatataaaaattccTGTTTACAACAATGCGCTATTAATATTCCGAGAGTGAGAGATCAAAATTCTATATATGGTGTTATTTGTGCAGCGCTCTGTTTTCAACAATGCGCTGTTCATTCTTCAATGAAAGATCTAGTAGTAATTAAGCTTACATGAATTGGCCTTTGCTCAGACTTGCTGCTAGAAAACAATGATAAAGTTCTGGTAAGGTAAACATTTTTAGTATAATTGCTTGgttattaaaatatttttacaatGGTTGGAGAGACGATGAAAAGTGATTCATGTGTCTATAGTCGGTAGAATGAAAGCGATTGGAGCAAGACAATGGGAAGTGATAGGTGTGTCTATAATAAGTGGACCATAAACGTCATTAGAACTCTAAATATAGAAATGGTAATTTCTTTTTTCATATTTCTGTTTTTAATGAAAGATAAAAGGGtaaatttataattataaaaataatattttaaatAGTATAGTTAAGGTGTATGATTCACATACTATAGTTAGTTAAAAAATCTTCTTTTAAGTTTTTTAAAATCTTCTTAGGGTTCCACCCATCGGCGTCCACTAGTGCATGCTATATGAAGCCGTCGTCGCCGATGATAGGGATTAAAGTTTAAGAGAAGCTTGTAAAAAGAACCACCAAAagtaaataaaaagaccaaCTGATAACATAAATGAGAATACACGGCGAATAACATTGAACACACGAAGGACTTAAGAACACAGAAACATGACGAATCAAGAAACTATTATTCCCAAAGACCAGCTCATCTATGCAACCAAACCAGCACAGCAAAATTGCAACCCCACTGTTTATATTCTTCACAAGCAAAAAACTAAACTCAGGTCCCATATTAGTGAATTTGTTACAGGATGGTAGCAGAAATGGAAACACAAAACATGTTCAGACCCAGCATGGAGCGGGCGTCCAGAGGCACCATTCACATTTATTCTCAGCATAGACAAGCAGCGGGATGGACAGCGACCAAGGCCATTGGGATGCTATGGAAAGCAGAAAAATCTCTACTGGGTCTTGAACATGTGGCGGATCAGGTCGACAACACGGTTGCTGTAGCCCCACTCGTTGTCGTACCACGAGACAAGCTTGATGAAGTTGTCGTTCAGGGCAATACCAGCCTTGGCATCAAAGATGCTCGACCTAAGTGGGAAGCAGCAAAGTGACATGAATACGGAGATTACACAAACAGATGAATCAGAGAACACCATCAAAATTCAACATAACAGTGTGCCATAATAATGTTATGTTGGCTCCTAATAATTGGTACAAAGCAAAGGCATACCTGCTGTCACCAACGAAGTCTGTGGAAACCAAATCCTCCTCCACGTAGCCCATGATACCCTTGAGTGGGCCCTCAGAAGCAGCCCTGTAAAGCAATATCAATTAAGTAAATGTTGCCATCAATCCTTACCAAAAAAGATGGATGGATAATAAACTACTATAAGATCAAGATAGATGCAGGAAACATAAAAAGTGAACATCAAATGTGATAGTAAGAGATAATTCCAACAATGAGTGATACTACATTCATATGCATTGGTTTAAAAAAGAACAATACTCACATTCACtgaatattaaaaaaaaatggaCTAATCACTTACTTAATAGCTTTCTTGATATCCTCATAGGAGGCACCCTTCTCGATTCTGACAGTAAGGTCAACAACTGACACATCCACGGTGGGAACCCGGAAGGACATACCAGTGAGCTTGCCATTCAAATCAGGAAGAACCTTACCAACAGCCTGCAATTCATCAATACCGAAGTCAATATACAGATGTCGACTTTACACTAGAAAAATGAGGTGAACAACAACCCAAACTAAAGAGGAAGTATAGGTTCAGCTAGAACTAAAATGGCAATCAACCAGGCCTGTTAATGCTTAATGCTCATTTAGCTGTGTATATGCTCATATGCCTATGTAAATTAGCTATATAATAACTCATGTAGCAACAGGAAGCTACATAAAATGCACATACATTGGCATTAAAAATTTATTCATGAAGCTACATGAAACCAAAACACAGCAGAACAATAATTTAGTACAATCAGCAGGCCCAAGTCAGTATGAAAAAATGATCAACACTTACAGAAATAACAAATATTAACTCACTCCATCCAACATTGTGAATTACTGAATTTATTATATACCTTGGCAGCTCCAGTGCTGCTGGGGATGATGTTAAAGCTAGCAGCCCTGCCACCTCTCCAGTCCTTGGCTGAGGGTCCATCAACAGTCTTCTGGGTGGCTGACAGATAAGTACCACACAGTCATTATACAGCCATCTAAATGTATCTTCTCAATAATACTAAGAGGGGAGATAGCTCGACAGCCAAAGAAAACTTACCAGTGATGGCATGAACAGTTGTCATCAGACCCTCGATGATACCAAAGTTGTCATGGATGACCTAATTAATGGCATTAGACACCATTAGTAAATCAAACTGCATCAGAAGACCAGACAACTAAAAAGAACACCCAAATAAGAGGGGGGAAAACACACCTTGGCAAGGGGAGCCAGGCAGTTTGTTGTGCAGCTAGCATTGGAAACAATGTTAATATCTGAGGTGTACTTGTCCTCGTTGACACCAACAACGAACATGGGCGCATCTTTGCTTGGGGCAGAGATAACAACTTTCTTGGCACCACCCTATATAATAAttcaaaaaaaggaaaatacagCTATCAGCAACATCCAAATTAACAGGGAAATTTACAAGGATCAAGGCAATCTGCCAAGAAAGCATAGTACATGGGTGTATTCCTAGTCACGACACTAAATCATCCTGTCTGTCAATTTCTAGATTCTCTATAAAGACTCCAGTAACTCTTATATAACAAAACTAACATTAGACAACTGCCTTGTTTAGtcccgaaaagtgaaaacttttcggtactgtagcactttcgtttgtttgtgacaaatattatccaattatgtactaactaggatcaaaaggtttgtctcatgatttacagctaaactgtgtaattagtttttgttttcgtctatatttaatgtttcatgcatgtgccacaagatttgatgtgacggaaaatcttgaaaactttttggttttcagggtgaactaaacaaggccctactacGAAAAACCAAGACATCGAGTTGTTACAGCTTATCAGAAGCGTAGAACCAATTGAATTTACTAAAGGTTAGTGTACTAGTAATCCCAGCTCTGCCTGGTTGCAGATTGTGAGTTTGCCAGCTATACTAATAAGAAAGTTTTCTGGTGAAAAATAGGACACAATGTGCTAAGCCCAAACACTAGATAGCCATCACTCAATTTGTCCACCGCATGTAAATGATCAAACAAATGCTTATAGTCAGGAATAATGATACGCAAACAACCTGCACACATTCTGAAACAGCCATAGGATCATGAAGCAGCAATTATACCTTCAAGTGAGCCGCAGCCTTATCCTTGTCAGTGAAGACACCAGTGGACTCCACGACATAGTCAGCACCAGCCTCGCCCCACGGGATCTCCTCAGGGTTCCTGTAGAATTGCAGCAGTTGAAACATTAGCTCACAGCTTGAAGACAAACTCAAACCCATCCATGATAGAAGCAGGAGAGGGTAGTTAGTACCTGATGCCAAAGACGGTGACCGGCTTCTGACCGAAGAGAAGGGTCTTGGAGTCCTTGAGGGTGATGTCACTGTGCTTCCAGTGGCCGTGCACCGTGTCATACTTGAACATGTAGGTCTACGCAAGATGGGGAGCAGATAAACCATGAGCACGGCACACAGATTTCAAAATTCAGAAAATGAAGTAAGCACCAAATCCACAACACCTCAAGCTGATACTGATACTGACAGTATAATATATTGTAATAGAGCAACAGAGCCAGTAGAACCCCCAGATCTACGGAGAGACCCAGTAAAGAATTGAAGTCAAACGACTCCGAACGCCACGATTAACTGAATCGAGCATGCTTGGCTGACGGATCGTTGCTAAACCCACCCTAACACATTGTAAACCAccagatctactcatgtggcaCGGAACAAACGCAACAGATCGAGGGCGCATACCATGTAGTCCGTGGTGATGAAGGGGTCGTTGACGGCGACCAGCTCGACATCCTCGCTCTGAAGCGCGACCCTGGCCACGAGCCTGCCGATCCTTCCGAAACCTGAGCGAAACCACACACACAGACGCAGGGACAACCAGTCAGAAGACTTCCAGACCCAATAAACCGAGCAGGAAGAACTAGATTGGGGGGGCGGGGGGGTTATAAACTCACCGTTGATTCCGATCTTAATTTTGCCTGCATCCAGAAATCCGTCcagaaaaaatcaaaaaaaaaagtcagcAAAACCCCTTTGGTCAGATCTGAGCACGGAGCAGGAGGGAGCAGCAGCAACTCGACGCGGGATCCGGGAGCGAGGAAGTACCCATGGCGAGTTGAGGAGCGACGACGACGGAGATAGGGGATGCTCGAGATGAAGGAAGCGGATATGGGTGGTGGAGAGGGTTTTAGCTCTTCGTCCTTTTAAAGCCGACGATACACGGGACGGGAGAGATGAGAGCAAAGGCAGATTTATCTAttgcaataaataaataaataaaggagagaaagCGAAATGCAACTAGAGAAAGTGATTTGAAGAAAAATAAACTACGGCGGCAAATACTTCTGGAATGAGGTGCGGGGGTGACCTGTCCGTTCGCCTTTCTCTAGAAGGCGCAGG is part of the Sorghum bicolor cultivar BTx623 chromosome 10, Sorghum_bicolor_NCBIv3, whole genome shotgun sequence genome and harbors:
- the LOC110430989 gene encoding glyceraldehyde-3-phosphate dehydrogenase 1, cytosolic, producing MGKIKIGINGFGRIGRLVARVALQSEDVELVAVNDPFITTDYMTYMFKYDTVHGHWKHSDITLKDSKTLLFGQKPVTVFGIRNPEEIPWGEAGADYVVESTGVFTDKDKAAAHLKGGAKKVVISAPSKDAPMFVVGVNEDKYTSDINIVSNASCTTNCLAPLAKVIHDNFGIIEGLMTTVHAITATQKTVDGPSAKDWRGGRAASFNIIPSSTGAAKAVGKVLPDLNGKLTGMSFRVPTVDVSVVDLTVRIEKGASYEDIKKAIKAASEGPLKGIMGYVEEDLVSTDFVGDSRSSIFDAKAGIALNDNFIKLVSWYDNEWGYSNRVVDLIRHMFKTQ